One Anaerohalosphaeraceae bacterium DNA segment encodes these proteins:
- a CDS encoding glucose-6-phosphate isomerase, which translates to MSAKNIHFYYKNVCEEILGPEHGITSGQFADLAKKTTPLIERLNQERKSGKIPYRDLPYHSRYPKEVKELAARLQQECENFVVLGIGGSALGNIALQTALNPYLYNLDSKQRKGPRLFVFDNVDPVQFGSFLDWIGDQLNKTVFNVISKSGQTAETAAQFLVIRQMLLERLGPEGYKKQIVATTDPKKGTLRAITDKAGFRALEVPDGVGGRFSVLSPVGLLSAAVCGIDIEALLEGARQMDERVSRTDFFANPAALNAAIQWHYYQRGKRISVMMPYCHALKDLSDWYRQLWAESLGKKTDLDGRAVFVGPTPVNALGTTDQHSQVQLYREGPNDKVFTFLQVRQFKRDVVMGDCPPEAPELGYLARASMAKLLNSEKLATEYALIQDKRPCLTVIFDSVCPETVGQFFYLYEVTTSLAGMLFHINAYDQPAVELGKEATFALMGRAGYEEMAKKIRPFQETDSRYLV; encoded by the coding sequence GTGAGTGCGAAGAATATCCATTTTTACTACAAGAATGTTTGTGAAGAAATTTTGGGGCCTGAACACGGGATTACCTCCGGTCAGTTTGCTGACCTGGCGAAGAAGACAACTCCGCTGATTGAGCGGCTCAACCAGGAACGCAAAAGCGGCAAGATACCCTATCGGGACCTGCCGTATCATTCCCGGTATCCAAAGGAGGTCAAGGAGCTGGCGGCCCGGCTTCAGCAGGAATGCGAAAACTTTGTGGTATTGGGAATCGGCGGCTCGGCACTGGGGAATATTGCCCTGCAGACGGCGCTGAACCCGTATCTGTACAATCTGGATTCCAAACAGCGCAAAGGGCCGCGTCTGTTTGTGTTTGACAATGTGGACCCGGTTCAGTTCGGCAGCTTTCTGGACTGGATTGGAGACCAGCTGAATAAGACCGTCTTTAACGTCATCAGCAAATCCGGTCAGACGGCGGAGACGGCGGCGCAGTTTCTTGTGATTCGGCAGATGCTTCTGGAGCGGCTGGGGCCGGAGGGGTACAAAAAGCAAATCGTGGCCACGACCGACCCGAAGAAGGGAACGCTGCGGGCCATTACGGACAAGGCCGGCTTTCGCGCGCTGGAGGTGCCGGACGGCGTGGGCGGGCGGTTCAGCGTGCTCAGTCCGGTCGGCCTTTTGAGTGCGGCGGTTTGCGGAATTGATATTGAGGCGCTCTTGGAGGGGGCCCGTCAGATGGATGAGCGGGTCAGCCGCACGGACTTTTTCGCGAATCCGGCGGCCCTGAATGCGGCAATTCAGTGGCATTATTACCAAAGAGGCAAGCGGATTTCGGTGATGATGCCGTACTGCCATGCCCTCAAGGACCTTTCGGACTGGTATCGTCAGCTTTGGGCGGAAAGTCTGGGCAAGAAGACGGATTTGGACGGCAGGGCGGTTTTTGTAGGGCCGACTCCGGTCAATGCTCTGGGGACGACAGACCAGCACAGCCAGGTGCAGCTGTACCGGGAAGGGCCGAATGATAAGGTCTTCACGTTTCTGCAGGTCAGGCAGTTTAAGCGGGACGTGGTGATGGGGGATTGTCCGCCGGAGGCACCGGAGCTGGGGTACTTGGCTCGAGCCAGTATGGCCAAATTGCTGAACAGCGAGAAATTGGCGACGGAATATGCACTGATACAGGACAAGAGGCCGTGTTTAACAGTAATTTTCGATTCGGTATGTCCCGAAACAGTCGGGCAGTTTTTCTATCTTTATGAAGTGACGACTTCGCTGGCCGGCATGCTTTTCCATATTAACGCCTATGACCAGCCCGCCGTGGAGTTGGGCAAAGAGGCCACGTTTGCGCTGATGGGACGCGCGGGATACGAAGAGATGGCCAAAAAGATTCGGCCGTTCCAGGAGACGGACAGCCGGTATCTTGTGTAA
- a CDS encoding GNAT family N-acetyltransferase — protein MMSSFDWKQKYANRVCTAREAMKLIKPGDRIFIGTGCGQPQHLVQALVEYGDHIYDAHIIHLLTMGAAPYVEPKFREKFKMNSFFIAENVRGAMEEGVGDYTPIFLSDIPRQFESGGIPLDVALISVTEPDVNGLCSLGVSVDIVKSAAANAKYVIAQVNRYMPRTLGNSFIHVNSIDAMVPYDEPIITVEPPTSNEVLRRIGQNLSRLIEDGSTIECGIGRIPQAMAEFLHDKKELGVHTEMFGDWIIELIECGAVTCSKKTINNGRVVASFCMGSQRLYDYINNNPFFEFHPTEYVNDPFVIAQHDKMVGINVGLEIDLTGQVCADSLGYRFYSGIGGQVDFIRGCARSRGGKPIIAMPSTAKDDTVSRIVPALTEGAGVVTTRGDVHYVVTEYGIAYLHGKSIRERALALINIAHPKFRKELIQAAKARKYISPDQIEIEWDKVRYPQELEKYETLKDGTEIFLRPVKPTDESALSEMLYSLSPDSVKKRYFTHTKTFPHKDVQKLTNVDYEQNLAIVGVVPGPEGQEEIVAIAQYFLDPKTMTAEVAFIVQDEWQDKGMGSLLLEYLVQIARQRGVKSFYATVLPINKAMLTIFYNSGYKIHTKFDGEAYSITFEIQ, from the coding sequence ATGATGTCGTCCTTTGACTGGAAGCAGAAATATGCGAATCGGGTCTGCACGGCCCGTGAGGCGATGAAGCTGATTAAGCCGGGAGACCGGATTTTTATCGGGACCGGCTGCGGGCAGCCGCAGCACCTTGTGCAGGCCCTGGTGGAATACGGCGACCATATTTACGATGCCCACATCATTCACCTGCTGACGATGGGGGCGGCGCCCTATGTGGAGCCCAAATTCCGCGAGAAGTTCAAGATGAACTCCTTTTTCATTGCGGAGAATGTGCGCGGGGCGATGGAGGAGGGCGTGGGGGATTATACGCCGATTTTTCTTTCAGATATTCCCCGCCAGTTTGAAAGCGGCGGGATTCCGCTGGATGTGGCGCTGATTTCCGTGACGGAGCCGGATGTCAACGGGCTGTGCAGTCTGGGGGTGTCGGTGGATATTGTCAAGTCAGCGGCGGCCAATGCCAAATATGTGATTGCCCAGGTCAATCGGTATATGCCGCGCACCCTCGGAAACAGTTTTATTCATGTCAACTCGATTGATGCAATGGTGCCGTATGATGAGCCGATTATCACGGTGGAGCCGCCGACGAGCAATGAGGTGCTGCGGAGAATCGGGCAGAATCTGAGCCGGCTGATTGAAGACGGCAGCACGATTGAATGCGGCATCGGACGAATTCCCCAGGCGATGGCGGAGTTTCTCCACGACAAGAAGGAGCTGGGCGTTCATACGGAGATGTTCGGGGACTGGATTATCGAGCTGATTGAATGCGGTGCGGTGACCTGTTCGAAAAAGACCATCAACAACGGACGGGTGGTGGCCAGTTTCTGTATGGGCTCTCAGCGGCTTTACGACTATATCAACAACAATCCGTTTTTTGAGTTTCATCCGACGGAATATGTCAATGACCCGTTTGTGATTGCGCAGCACGACAAGATGGTCGGGATTAATGTCGGCCTGGAGATTGATTTGACCGGTCAGGTTTGCGCGGACTCGCTGGGATATCGGTTTTACAGCGGCATCGGCGGTCAGGTGGATTTTATTCGGGGATGCGCCCGCAGCCGCGGCGGCAAGCCGATTATTGCGATGCCCTCCACCGCCAAAGACGATACGGTTTCCCGCATTGTGCCGGCGCTGACGGAAGGGGCGGGAGTCGTGACCACGCGGGGAGATGTGCATTATGTAGTGACCGAATACGGGATTGCCTACCTGCACGGAAAAAGCATCCGGGAGCGGGCTCTGGCCCTGATCAATATCGCCCATCCGAAATTCCGCAAAGAGCTGATTCAGGCGGCCAAGGCCCGCAAATACATTTCGCCGGACCAGATTGAGATTGAATGGGACAAGGTCCGGTATCCTCAGGAACTGGAAAAGTATGAGACGCTCAAGGACGGAACCGAAATCTTTCTGCGTCCGGTCAAGCCGACTGATGAGAGTGCTTTGTCGGAGATGCTGTATTCGCTCAGTCCGGATTCTGTGAAGAAGCGGTATTTCACCCATACGAAAACGTTTCCTCATAAGGATGTTCAGAAACTGACCAATGTGGATTATGAGCAGAATCTGGCGATTGTAGGGGTGGTGCCGGGACCGGAGGGGCAGGAGGAGATTGTGGCGATAGCCCAGTATTTTCTGGACCCCAAGACAATGACGGCTGAAGTGGCATTTATTGTACAGGACGAATGGCAGGATAAGGGGATGGGCTCTCTGCTTTTGGAATATCTGGTTCAAATTGCCCGCCAGCGCGGCGTAAAAAGTTTTTATGCAACGGTGCTGCCGATTAACAAGGCGATGCTGACGATTTTTTACAATTCCGGTTATAAAATTCATACGAAGTTTGACGGAGAGGCCTACAGCATCACCTTTGAGATTCAGTGA
- a CDS encoding 3'-5' exonuclease — protein sequence MNSERILEGLTESQRRAVLHREGPLLVLAGPGSGKTRVITCRIAMLIHGGVRPSQICAITFTNKAAQEMRQRVLSMGVPAGSHLSTFHSLCVRILRRYGQAAGIEPTFSIYDESDQLRCMKEAVAACQISSSNFSPSRMLSIISRLKNDLEDEEAFAARVNDFFGQTVASIYRKYQEILRRNQALDFDDLLVQTALLMRNFPAIRQELSDRFRYLLIDEYQDTNHAQYQIARGLAAAHGNICVTGDPDQSIYRWRGADIGNILAFERDWPNAAVIKLEENFRSTPNILRRADRLIAGNKKRKAKTLIPTRPEGEDVVIRVCEDEQDEAEQVAADVSGLLNQGVNPQEIAVFYRVNAMSRSVEEAFIRRRIPYQVVRGVEFYARKEVKDFLSYLKLIVNPSDDVAFVRAVSTHSRGIGDKTIERLQEYASRNRLPLLAAAGQAGRIETIASGTRKRLMEFAALFERFRKELDEEASEIMNLVFTESGLSEAFEEAGDEEAIENINELINAAAEYDRTAENPSLADFLQSIALYSDTDAFDPNAGRVSLMTLHAAKGLEFSCVFIIGLEEGMLPHERSLEGGPDEMEEERRLFFVGMTRAKDRLTISYARHRLLRGQFLRSVPSPFLYEIGFAGETQVRDRTEDWEGHFGLSKEPKCRLEKTGPKFAVNERVEHSKFGRGSVKEFLDLGEDSIVVVRFDSGTTKSLMLKYASLVKVQ from the coding sequence ATGAATTCGGAGAGGATACTGGAAGGGTTGACGGAGTCGCAGCGGCGGGCGGTGCTGCATCGGGAAGGGCCTTTGCTGGTCTTGGCGGGGCCGGGCAGCGGCAAGACGCGGGTGATTACCTGCCGGATCGCGATGCTGATTCACGGCGGGGTGCGTCCGTCACAGATTTGTGCGATTACGTTTACCAACAAAGCGGCCCAGGAAATGCGTCAGCGTGTGCTGTCGATGGGTGTGCCGGCGGGCAGCCATCTGAGCACCTTTCATTCGCTGTGTGTGCGGATACTGCGCCGGTACGGACAGGCGGCGGGAATCGAGCCGACCTTCAGCATTTATGACGAATCCGACCAGCTTCGCTGTATGAAGGAAGCGGTGGCGGCCTGTCAGATTTCCTCGTCAAATTTCTCCCCGTCGCGGATGCTGTCCATCATTTCCCGGCTGAAGAACGACCTGGAGGATGAGGAGGCGTTTGCGGCCCGTGTGAATGACTTTTTCGGGCAGACGGTCGCTTCGATTTATCGAAAATATCAGGAGATTCTGCGGCGCAATCAGGCCCTCGATTTTGACGATTTGCTGGTGCAGACAGCCCTGCTGATGCGGAATTTTCCTGCGATTCGTCAGGAGCTGTCCGACCGGTTTCGGTATCTGCTGATTGATGAGTATCAGGATACCAACCACGCCCAGTATCAGATAGCCCGGGGACTGGCCGCTGCACATGGAAATATCTGTGTGACAGGAGACCCGGACCAGTCGATTTACCGCTGGCGCGGGGCGGATATCGGCAACATCCTGGCGTTTGAGCGGGACTGGCCGAATGCGGCGGTGATCAAACTGGAGGAAAATTTCCGTTCGACGCCGAATATTCTGCGGCGGGCGGACCGGCTGATTGCGGGCAACAAGAAACGCAAGGCCAAAACGCTGATTCCGACGCGGCCGGAAGGGGAGGATGTGGTGATTCGGGTCTGCGAGGATGAACAGGATGAGGCGGAGCAGGTGGCCGCGGATGTTTCCGGTCTGCTCAATCAGGGGGTCAATCCGCAGGAAATTGCGGTGTTTTACCGAGTGAATGCGATGAGCCGCTCCGTGGAGGAGGCGTTTATCCGCCGGCGGATTCCCTATCAGGTGGTGCGGGGGGTGGAGTTTTATGCCCGAAAGGAAGTGAAGGATTTTCTCAGTTATCTGAAACTGATTGTCAACCCGTCGGATGATGTGGCGTTTGTGCGGGCGGTTTCCACGCACAGCCGCGGAATCGGGGACAAGACGATTGAGCGTCTGCAGGAGTATGCCTCCCGGAATCGTCTGCCGCTTTTGGCGGCGGCCGGACAGGCCGGACGGATTGAAACGATTGCCTCCGGCACCCGCAAACGGCTGATGGAGTTTGCCGCTCTTTTTGAGCGGTTTCGGAAAGAATTGGACGAGGAGGCGTCGGAGATTATGAACCTTGTGTTCACGGAAAGCGGTCTGTCGGAGGCGTTTGAGGAGGCCGGAGATGAGGAAGCGATTGAGAATATCAACGAGCTGATTAATGCGGCGGCCGAGTATGACCGCACGGCGGAGAATCCTTCGCTGGCTGATTTTCTCCAGAGCATCGCCCTGTACAGCGATACGGATGCGTTTGACCCGAATGCCGGACGAGTGTCCCTGATGACGCTGCATGCCGCCAAGGGGCTGGAGTTTTCCTGCGTGTTTATCATCGGTCTGGAGGAAGGGATGCTGCCGCATGAGCGTTCGCTGGAAGGCGGACCCGATGAGATGGAGGAGGAGCGGCGGCTGTTTTTTGTCGGGATGACGCGGGCCAAGGACCGGCTGACCATCAGTTACGCCCGCCATCGGCTTTTGCGGGGGCAGTTTCTGCGGTCGGTCCCCTCGCCGTTTCTTTACGAAATCGGGTTTGCCGGTGAAACGCAGGTTCGAGACCGAACGGAGGACTGGGAAGGACATTTCGGCCTGTCCAAAGAGCCGAAATGCCGACTGGAAAAAACAGGGCCGAAGTTTGCCGTCAATGAACGGGTGGAGCATTCCAAGTTCGGTCGGGGCAGCGTGAAGGAATTTCTGGACCTGGGCGAGGACAGCATCGTTGTGGTGCGTTTTGATTCGGGAACGACCAAATCTCTAATGCTCAAATATGCGTCTCTGGTGAAAGTTCAGTAA
- a CDS encoding acetate--CoA ligase family protein, translating into MTGLERFFEPRSIAIVGASRKPGKVGYELFAAMQKAGYPGALYPVNPNASEIGGLPCYPTLKAIGSVPDLVVVAVAAKLVPQVIKECAEIGVQAVIIISSGFKETGPEGARLEQEILQTARAAGIRIIGPNCIGIMVPSRKINASFGGELPEPGNVAYFSQSGSLLAAFVDMARNWGMGFSKLVSIGNKADVDELTLIRALGDDPETAVIAGYLETISDGDAFIKQAERISRRKPILLLKAGFTEAGARAASSHTGRLAEAETAYECVFERAGVIRCESIKHQFYYAQAFAYEPCPAGPRVAVIANAGGAGIMATDAIEREKLQLAVFTEQTMRILEQSQQMARAANIRNPIDLLGDALEDRYEFALRTVLDDPNVDSALVLLSPHAMTACVATAEAIVRVTREKPGKPVLACFLGASRVAEALKVLRDGHIPQYDCPESAVRTLKVMTQYHAWRNRPKRVVKLFNVNRRKVERIIERHLRLGQMEVGEMETKEVLEAYGFVTPAGGIATTPEQAAGIARQIGFPVVLKVWSPDIIHKTEVGGVKTNITSEQEVMDVFDLMMYRIPKKAPHAHILGISVEQMCNTGKEVILGMTRDPRFGPLMMFGMGGKLVEVLEDVAFYPAPLTAEEAKEMLVRTKTYDILRGARGEEGVDIDAIAEALQRLSQLVTEFPQIKEMDINPFVVGKEGVTPIAVDAMMTLEKR; encoded by the coding sequence ATGACGGGTTTGGAGCGTTTTTTTGAGCCCCGTTCTATAGCTATCGTGGGGGCATCGAGGAAACCGGGCAAGGTGGGCTATGAGCTGTTTGCCGCAATGCAGAAAGCGGGGTATCCCGGGGCTCTCTATCCCGTCAATCCCAATGCTTCGGAAATCGGGGGGCTGCCGTGTTATCCGACCTTGAAGGCCATCGGTTCGGTTCCGGATTTGGTGGTGGTGGCGGTGGCGGCCAAACTGGTCCCGCAGGTCATCAAGGAATGTGCGGAAATCGGGGTTCAGGCGGTTATTATCATTTCGTCCGGATTTAAGGAAACAGGGCCGGAGGGGGCTCGTCTGGAGCAGGAGATTCTTCAAACGGCTCGGGCCGCCGGCATCCGCATCATTGGGCCCAACTGCATCGGGATTATGGTGCCGTCCAGGAAAATCAATGCCAGTTTCGGCGGGGAGTTGCCGGAGCCGGGCAATGTGGCCTATTTTTCTCAGTCCGGCTCTCTGCTGGCGGCATTTGTCGATATGGCTCGAAACTGGGGGATGGGGTTCAGCAAACTGGTAAGCATCGGCAACAAGGCGGATGTGGATGAATTGACGCTGATTCGGGCGCTGGGGGATGACCCGGAGACGGCGGTGATTGCGGGCTATCTGGAGACGATTTCAGACGGGGATGCGTTCATCAAGCAGGCCGAGCGGATCAGCCGGCGCAAGCCGATTCTGCTTTTGAAAGCCGGTTTTACGGAGGCCGGGGCTCGGGCGGCTTCGTCGCATACGGGGCGTCTGGCGGAGGCGGAAACGGCGTATGAGTGTGTGTTTGAACGGGCAGGGGTGATTCGCTGTGAGTCGATTAAGCATCAGTTTTACTATGCGCAGGCGTTTGCGTATGAACCCTGTCCAGCCGGACCGCGGGTGGCGGTGATAGCCAATGCAGGCGGGGCGGGAATTATGGCGACCGACGCCATCGAGCGGGAGAAACTGCAGCTGGCGGTTTTTACAGAGCAGACGATGCGGATTCTCGAACAGTCGCAGCAGATGGCTCGGGCGGCCAACATCCGCAATCCGATTGACCTGTTGGGCGATGCGCTGGAGGACCGGTACGAGTTTGCTTTGCGGACGGTGCTGGATGATCCGAATGTGGACAGTGCCCTGGTGCTGCTCAGTCCGCATGCGATGACGGCGTGTGTGGCGACGGCGGAGGCGATTGTGCGTGTGACTCGCGAAAAGCCGGGCAAACCGGTTCTGGCTTGTTTTTTGGGAGCCAGCCGGGTCGCTGAGGCGCTGAAGGTTCTTCGGGACGGGCATATTCCCCAGTACGACTGTCCGGAAAGTGCCGTTCGCACGCTCAAAGTCATGACGCAGTATCATGCCTGGCGGAATCGGCCGAAACGGGTCGTGAAACTGTTTAATGTGAACCGCCGGAAGGTGGAGCGGATTATTGAGCGGCATCTGCGGCTGGGCCAGATGGAAGTGGGGGAGATGGAAACCAAGGAAGTGCTGGAGGCGTACGGGTTTGTTACGCCGGCCGGCGGAATCGCTACAACGCCGGAGCAGGCCGCCGGTATTGCCAGGCAAATCGGTTTTCCGGTGGTTCTGAAGGTCTGGTCGCCGGATATCATTCACAAAACAGAGGTCGGCGGGGTCAAAACCAACATCACCAGCGAGCAGGAGGTGATGGATGTCTTTGATTTGATGATGTACCGCATCCCGAAAAAGGCCCCGCATGCCCATATTCTCGGAATCAGCGTTGAGCAGATGTGCAATACAGGCAAGGAGGTGATTTTGGGGATGACGCGGGACCCGCGTTTTGGTCCGCTGATGATGTTTGGGATGGGCGGCAAGCTGGTGGAGGTGCTGGAGGATGTGGCGTTTTATCCGGCGCCGCTGACGGCGGAGGAGGCCAAAGAGATGCTGGTCCGCACCAAGACGTATGATATCCTGCGGGGCGCCCGGGGCGAGGAGGGGGTGGATATTGATGCGATTGCAGAGGCCCTGCAGCGTCTGAGCCAGCTGGTGACGGAGTTTCCCCAAATCAAGGAAATGGACATCAACCCGTTCGTGGTCGGCAAAGAGGGGGTCACGCCGATTGCGGTGGATGCAATGATGACCCTCGAAAAACGCTGA